The proteins below are encoded in one region of Populus alba chromosome 2, ASM523922v2, whole genome shotgun sequence:
- the LOC118049157 gene encoding probable helicase MAGATAMA 3 isoform X2, which translates to MGSRGRLVFDLNETPAEDDEETDHVICLQPHKALPSANPHHSDLFVASMGPKGLNNNHAFSHASSVSGFQPFVRPKVAYGPEMGFERKMAEDQNPKFASPAKTITDDDKKEAPSLVSGSAGINAIEREEGEWSDAEGSADACAGSSMCEQGKASQDQIKSELEGCTSGTVSMNVSSCVKVIDNANAESSGRVSLGLDQGQNDHRSNNSRTSNGNANGDVSMDGQEEIASVSKQCEVRGMEASHALKSSNNLGKRKIDQHKEAMLGKKRNRQTMLINIDEAKQAGSMKSSTPRRQPTVTRIVKDVRNGPPPAERVGERPSHPIIKDQKQADLPCNGGGNSVESCLPKSECTGNVNSVQPAKNRKVNGDSDFSVDSHLPPISKQNSWRQPAESLWKHPADLRQPKNSQFSNRKPALTSQSSIDSKLGNKKYLPVKKPTVASTPYQDTSVERLIREVTNEKFWHRPEDSELQCVPGHFESVEEYVKVFEPLLFEECRAQLYSTWEESAETNAHVMVRIKSIERRERGWYDVIVLPVNECKWTFKEGDVAVLSTQRAGIVRSKRNNSSSSNEDEEEPEISGHVAGTVRRHIPLDSRDPPGAILHFYVGDSYDPHRKADEDHILRKFQPRGTWYLTVLGSLATTQREYVALHAFCRLNLQMQTAILKPSPDHFPKYEQQTPAMPECFTQNFVDHLRRTFNVPQLAAIQWAAMHTAAGTSSGVTKRQEPWPFTLVQGPPGTGKTHTVWGMLNVIHLVQYQHYYTSLLKKLAPQSYKHANESNPDNIAMGSIEEVLHNMDQNLFRSLSKLCPKPRMLVCAPSNAATDELLARVLDRGFIDGEMKVYRPDVARVGVDSQSRAAQAVSVERRTEQLLIKSREEISKWMQDLRAQEAHFSAHIADLQNKLNVAAVDGRSQGSVGVDPDILIARDQNRDALLQNLAAAVESRDKVLVEISRLLILEPRFRAGSNFNLEEARASLEASFANEAEIVFTTVSSSGRKLFSRLTHGFDMVVIDEAAQASEVAALPPLALGAARCVLVGDPQQLPATVISKAAGTLLYSRSLFERFQQAGCPTMLLSVQYRMHPQIRDFPSRYFYQGRLTDSESVANLPDETYYKDPLLRPYLFYDVTHGRESHRGGSVSYQNVHEAQFCLQLYEHLQKSLKSLGMGRISVGIITPYKLQLKCLQQEFLAVLKSEEGKDIYINTVDAFQGQERDVIIMSCVRASNHGVGFVADIRRMNVALTRARRALWVMGNANSLVRSDDWAALISDAKARNCYMNMDSLPKDFLVSKGVLGKGSSNVRGLKSGGRRHRSFDMHMESKSRMPSEDDENSGASVISRNGSYRPFKPATDSSVDEFDQSGDKSRDAWQYGIQKKQGSSAIVGKRDS; encoded by the exons ATGGGTTCTCGAGGAAGGTTAGTATTTGATCTTAATGAAACCCCAGCTGAGGATGATGAGGAGACCGATCATGTTATATGCTTGCAGCCACACAAGGCACTTCCTTCTGCAAATCCCCACCATTCTGACTTATTTGTAGCATCAATGGGCCCcaaaggattaaacaataatcatGCCTTTTCACATGCATCATCTGTATCTGGTTTTCAGCCTTTTGTTCGACCCAAGGTTGCTTATGGCCCTGAAATGGGTTTTGAAAGGAAGATGGCTGAGGATCAGAATCCCAAGTTTGCATCACCAGCAAAAACAATTACTGATGATGATAAGAAAGAAGCACCATCTCTAGTTTCTGGTTCTGCAGGCATTAATGCCATTGAAAGAGAAGAAGGTGAGTGGTCTGATGCAGAGGGCTCTGCTGATGCATGTGCTGGCAGTAGTATGTGCGAACAGGGCAAAGCTTCTCAAGATCAAATAAAGTCTGAACTAGAAGGCTGTACTTCTGGTACAGTTTCCATGAATGTTTCTAGCTGTGTTAAGGTTATTGATAATGCCAATGCTGAAAGCAGTGGCCGTGTTTCACTTGGACTGGATCAAGGTCAGAATGATCATAGAAGTAACAATAGTCGAACTTCAAATGGCAATGCAAATGGTGATGTATCAATGGATGGTCAGGAGGAAATTGCCTCAGTCTCAAAACAATGTGAAGTTAGAGGTATGGAAGCAAGCCATGCACTTAAGTCTTCAAATAATCTGGGAAAGAGGAAGATAGACCAACACAAAGAAGCAATGCTGGGTAAAAAGCGTAATAGACAGACCATGTTGATTAATATAGATGAAGCCAAGCAAGCTGGAAGCATGAAAAGTTCAACACCAAGAAGGCAGCCAACTGTCACTCGTATTGTGAAGGACGTTCGTAATGGTCCTCCACCTGCTGAACGTGTTGGAGAAAGGCCTAGCCATCCTATAATTAAGGATCAGAAACAAGCTGATCTGCCATGTAATGGTGGTGGCAATTCTGTGGAGTCTTGTCTACCCAAATCTGAATGTACTGGCAATGTAAATTCTGTACAACCAGCTAAGAATAGGAAAGTGAATGGCGACTCTGATTTTTCTGTAGACTCACACCTGCCACCTATCTCAAAACAGAATTCATGGAGACAGCCTGCCGAGAGTTTGTGGAAGCATCCTGCTGATTTAAGGCAGCCAAAAAATTCACAATTCTCTAACAGGAAGCCTGCTCTTACCAGCCAAAGTTCCATAGATTCAAAGTTGGGAAACAAGAAATACCTTCCTGTGAAAAAGCCAACTGTAGCCAGTACCCCATATCAGGACACATCAGTGGAGCGTCTCATACGGGAAGTGACTAATGAGAAGTTTTGGCATCGCCCAG AGGACTCTGAGCTCCAATGTGTTCCTGGTCACTTTGAGTCTGTGGAAGAATATGTAAAAGTATTTGAACCTTTGCTTTTTGAGGAATGCCGAGCACAACTTTACAGCACCTGGGAGGAGTCAGCTGAAACCAATGCACACGTTATGGTTCGTATAAAGAGCATTGAAAGGCGGGAAAGAG GATGGTATGATGTCATTGTTCTTCCAGTAAATGAGTGCAAGTGGACATTCAAGGAGGGTGATGTTGCAGTTCTTTCTACTCAAAGGGCTGGAATAG TAAGATCCAAGAGAAACAACTCCTCGTCATcaaatgaagatgaagaagagccTGAGATCAGTGGACATGTGGCTGGCACTGTTAGAAGACACATCCCTTTGGATTCTCGTGATCCTCCTGGTGCAATCCTTCACTTTTATGTAGGGGACTCCTATGATCCTCACAG AAAGGCTGATGAGGATCATATTTTGAGGAAATTTCAACCCAGAGGCACCTGGTATTTGACTGTCCTTGGTTCGCTTGCAACCACCCAGCGGGAGTATGTTGCTTTGCATGCATTTTGCCGTCTTAATTTACAG ATGCAAACTGCAATCCTAAAGCCCAGTCCAGATCACTTCCCAAAATATGAGCAGCAGACCCCAGCCATGCCTGAATGCTTTACACAGAATTTTGTTGACCATTTGCGTAGGACATTCAATGTACCCCAGCTGGCTGCTATCCAGTGGGCTGCAATGCATACTGCTGCTGGTACAAGTAGTGGGGTAACTAAGAGGCAAGAGCCGTGGCCCTTTACTCTTGTACAAGGGCCTCCAGGGACAGGTAAGACACATACAGTCTGGGGAATGCTAAATGTCATCCATCTGGTTCAGTATCAGCATTACTATACCTCATTGCTTAAGAAACTGGCACCACAGAGTTATAAGCATGCCAATGAAAGCAATCCTGACAATATTGCTATGGGGTCAATTGAAGAAGTTCTTCATAACATGGACCAGAATCTCTTCCGCTCCCTTTCAAAACTCTGTCCAAAGCCCAGAATGTTAGTCTGTGCTCCTTCTAACGCTGCAACTGATGAACTTCTTGCACGTGTTCTTGATCGTGGATTTATTGATGGTGAGATGAAAGTTTACAGGCCTGATGTGGCCAGAGTTGGGGTTGATTCACAATCACGTGCTGCTCAGGCAGTTTCTGTTGAGCGGAGAACTGAACAACTTTTAATCAAGAGCCGCGAAGAAATTTCAAAATGGATGCAAGATTTAAGAGCTCAGGAAGCTCATTTCTCGGCACACATTGCTGACCTTCAAAATAAGCTTAATGTTGCAGCAGTGGACGGCCGTTCCCAAGGATCTGTTGGTGTTGATCCTGATATTCTCATTGCTAGGGACCAAAACCGAGATGCATTACTTCAGAACCTTGCAGCTGCTGTTGAAAGCAGGGATAAAGTTCTAGTTGAGATCTCTCGCCTTCTCATTTTAGAACCCAGATTTCGTGCTGGTAGCAATTTTAATCTGGAAGAAGCCCGTGCTAGTCTCGAGGCAAGTTTTGCCAATGAGGCTGAGATTGTTTTCACTACTGTCTCAAGCAGTGGTCGCAAGCTGTTCTCTCGGCTCACTCATGGTTTTGATATGGTAGTTATTGATGAGGCAGCTCAAGCCAGCGAAGTTGCTGCTCTTCCTCCACTCGCACTTGGTGCTGCAAGGTGCGTTCTTGTTGGCGACCCTCAGCAGCTTCCTGCAACAGTTATCAGTAAGGCAGCTGGAACATTGTTATACAGTAGAAGTCTTTTCGAAAGGTTTCAGCAAGCAGGGTGCCCAACAATGTTATTATCTGTACAATATAGGATGCATCCTCAAATACGAGATTTCCCTTCACGGTACTTTTACCAAGGACGTCTCACTGACAGTGAAAGTGTTGCTAATTTACCTGATGAAACATACTACAAGGACCCTTTACTTAGACCTTATCTATTCTATGATGTTACTCATGGGCGGGAGTCACACAGAGGTGGATCAGTATCGTATCAGAACGTTCATGAAGCACAATTTTGTCTTCAGTTGTATGAGCATCTTCAGAAATCTTTAAAATCCTTGGGCATGGGAAGAATCTCGGTTGGCATAATAACTCCATATAAGTTGCAGTTGAAATGCCTCCAGCAAGAGTTTTTAGCTGTTTTAAAGTCTGAAGAAGGGAaagatatctatattaataCCGTCGATGCTTTCCAAGGCCAGGAGCGTGATGTCATTATTATGTCTTGTGTACGGGCCTCAAATCATGGTGTTGGCTTTGTTGCTGATATCCGCCGAATGAATGTTGCTCTCACCCGTGCCAGAAGGGCTCTATGG GTCATGGGGAATGCCAACTCTCTTGTGCGATCGGATGACTGGGCTGCATTAATTTCTGATGCTAAAGCAAGAAACTGTTATATGAATATGGACTCCCTCCCCAaagattttttagtttcaaaaggAGTACTGGGGAAAGGTTCTTCCAATGTAAGGGGTTTGAAGTCAGGTGGACGAAGACACAGATCATTTGATATGCACATGGAATCCAAATCAAGGATGCCATCAGAGGATGATGAGAATTCAGGTGCATCTGTAATTTCCAGGAATGGGAGTTACAGGCCTTTTAAGCCAGCAACGGACAGTTCGGTAGATGAATTTGATCAATCAGGTGATAAATCAAGAGATGCCTGGCAATATGGTATACAGAAGAAGCAGGGTTCCTCAGCGATTGTAGGAAAGAGGGACTCATAG
- the LOC118049157 gene encoding probable helicase MAGATAMA 3 isoform X1, protein MGSRGRLVFDLNETPAEDDEETDHVICLQPHKALPSANPHHSDLFVASMGPKGLNNNHAFSHASSVSGFQPFVRPKVAYGPEMGFERKMAEDQNPKFASPAKTITDDDKKEAPSLVSGSAGINAIEREEGEWSDAEGSADACAGSSMCEQGKASQDQIKSELEGCTSGTVSMNVSSCVKVIDNANAESSGRVSLGLDQGQNDHRSNNSRTSNGNANGDVSMDGQEEIASVSKQCEVRGMEASHALKSSNNLGKRKIDQHKEAMLGKKRNRQTMLINIDEAKQAGSMKSSTPRRQPTVTRIVKDVRNGPPPAERVGERPSHPIIKDQKQADLPCNGGGNSVESCLPKSECTGNVNSVQPAKNRKVNGDSDFSVDSHLPPISKQNSWRQPAESLWKHPADLRQPKNSQFSNRKPALTSQSSIDSKLGNKKYLPVKKPTVASTPYQDTSVERLIREVTNEKFWHRPEDSELQCVPGHFESVEEYVKVFEPLLFEECRAQLYSTWEESAETNAHVMVRIKSIERRERGWYDVIVLPVNECKWTFKEGDVAVLSTQRAGIAVRSKRNNSSSSNEDEEEPEISGHVAGTVRRHIPLDSRDPPGAILHFYVGDSYDPHRKADEDHILRKFQPRGTWYLTVLGSLATTQREYVALHAFCRLNLQMQTAILKPSPDHFPKYEQQTPAMPECFTQNFVDHLRRTFNVPQLAAIQWAAMHTAAGTSSGVTKRQEPWPFTLVQGPPGTGKTHTVWGMLNVIHLVQYQHYYTSLLKKLAPQSYKHANESNPDNIAMGSIEEVLHNMDQNLFRSLSKLCPKPRMLVCAPSNAATDELLARVLDRGFIDGEMKVYRPDVARVGVDSQSRAAQAVSVERRTEQLLIKSREEISKWMQDLRAQEAHFSAHIADLQNKLNVAAVDGRSQGSVGVDPDILIARDQNRDALLQNLAAAVESRDKVLVEISRLLILEPRFRAGSNFNLEEARASLEASFANEAEIVFTTVSSSGRKLFSRLTHGFDMVVIDEAAQASEVAALPPLALGAARCVLVGDPQQLPATVISKAAGTLLYSRSLFERFQQAGCPTMLLSVQYRMHPQIRDFPSRYFYQGRLTDSESVANLPDETYYKDPLLRPYLFYDVTHGRESHRGGSVSYQNVHEAQFCLQLYEHLQKSLKSLGMGRISVGIITPYKLQLKCLQQEFLAVLKSEEGKDIYINTVDAFQGQERDVIIMSCVRASNHGVGFVADIRRMNVALTRARRALWVMGNANSLVRSDDWAALISDAKARNCYMNMDSLPKDFLVSKGVLGKGSSNVRGLKSGGRRHRSFDMHMESKSRMPSEDDENSGASVISRNGSYRPFKPATDSSVDEFDQSGDKSRDAWQYGIQKKQGSSAIVGKRDS, encoded by the exons ATGGGTTCTCGAGGAAGGTTAGTATTTGATCTTAATGAAACCCCAGCTGAGGATGATGAGGAGACCGATCATGTTATATGCTTGCAGCCACACAAGGCACTTCCTTCTGCAAATCCCCACCATTCTGACTTATTTGTAGCATCAATGGGCCCcaaaggattaaacaataatcatGCCTTTTCACATGCATCATCTGTATCTGGTTTTCAGCCTTTTGTTCGACCCAAGGTTGCTTATGGCCCTGAAATGGGTTTTGAAAGGAAGATGGCTGAGGATCAGAATCCCAAGTTTGCATCACCAGCAAAAACAATTACTGATGATGATAAGAAAGAAGCACCATCTCTAGTTTCTGGTTCTGCAGGCATTAATGCCATTGAAAGAGAAGAAGGTGAGTGGTCTGATGCAGAGGGCTCTGCTGATGCATGTGCTGGCAGTAGTATGTGCGAACAGGGCAAAGCTTCTCAAGATCAAATAAAGTCTGAACTAGAAGGCTGTACTTCTGGTACAGTTTCCATGAATGTTTCTAGCTGTGTTAAGGTTATTGATAATGCCAATGCTGAAAGCAGTGGCCGTGTTTCACTTGGACTGGATCAAGGTCAGAATGATCATAGAAGTAACAATAGTCGAACTTCAAATGGCAATGCAAATGGTGATGTATCAATGGATGGTCAGGAGGAAATTGCCTCAGTCTCAAAACAATGTGAAGTTAGAGGTATGGAAGCAAGCCATGCACTTAAGTCTTCAAATAATCTGGGAAAGAGGAAGATAGACCAACACAAAGAAGCAATGCTGGGTAAAAAGCGTAATAGACAGACCATGTTGATTAATATAGATGAAGCCAAGCAAGCTGGAAGCATGAAAAGTTCAACACCAAGAAGGCAGCCAACTGTCACTCGTATTGTGAAGGACGTTCGTAATGGTCCTCCACCTGCTGAACGTGTTGGAGAAAGGCCTAGCCATCCTATAATTAAGGATCAGAAACAAGCTGATCTGCCATGTAATGGTGGTGGCAATTCTGTGGAGTCTTGTCTACCCAAATCTGAATGTACTGGCAATGTAAATTCTGTACAACCAGCTAAGAATAGGAAAGTGAATGGCGACTCTGATTTTTCTGTAGACTCACACCTGCCACCTATCTCAAAACAGAATTCATGGAGACAGCCTGCCGAGAGTTTGTGGAAGCATCCTGCTGATTTAAGGCAGCCAAAAAATTCACAATTCTCTAACAGGAAGCCTGCTCTTACCAGCCAAAGTTCCATAGATTCAAAGTTGGGAAACAAGAAATACCTTCCTGTGAAAAAGCCAACTGTAGCCAGTACCCCATATCAGGACACATCAGTGGAGCGTCTCATACGGGAAGTGACTAATGAGAAGTTTTGGCATCGCCCAG AGGACTCTGAGCTCCAATGTGTTCCTGGTCACTTTGAGTCTGTGGAAGAATATGTAAAAGTATTTGAACCTTTGCTTTTTGAGGAATGCCGAGCACAACTTTACAGCACCTGGGAGGAGTCAGCTGAAACCAATGCACACGTTATGGTTCGTATAAAGAGCATTGAAAGGCGGGAAAGAG GATGGTATGATGTCATTGTTCTTCCAGTAAATGAGTGCAAGTGGACATTCAAGGAGGGTGATGTTGCAGTTCTTTCTACTCAAAGGGCTGGAATAG CAGTAAGATCCAAGAGAAACAACTCCTCGTCATcaaatgaagatgaagaagagccTGAGATCAGTGGACATGTGGCTGGCACTGTTAGAAGACACATCCCTTTGGATTCTCGTGATCCTCCTGGTGCAATCCTTCACTTTTATGTAGGGGACTCCTATGATCCTCACAG AAAGGCTGATGAGGATCATATTTTGAGGAAATTTCAACCCAGAGGCACCTGGTATTTGACTGTCCTTGGTTCGCTTGCAACCACCCAGCGGGAGTATGTTGCTTTGCATGCATTTTGCCGTCTTAATTTACAG ATGCAAACTGCAATCCTAAAGCCCAGTCCAGATCACTTCCCAAAATATGAGCAGCAGACCCCAGCCATGCCTGAATGCTTTACACAGAATTTTGTTGACCATTTGCGTAGGACATTCAATGTACCCCAGCTGGCTGCTATCCAGTGGGCTGCAATGCATACTGCTGCTGGTACAAGTAGTGGGGTAACTAAGAGGCAAGAGCCGTGGCCCTTTACTCTTGTACAAGGGCCTCCAGGGACAGGTAAGACACATACAGTCTGGGGAATGCTAAATGTCATCCATCTGGTTCAGTATCAGCATTACTATACCTCATTGCTTAAGAAACTGGCACCACAGAGTTATAAGCATGCCAATGAAAGCAATCCTGACAATATTGCTATGGGGTCAATTGAAGAAGTTCTTCATAACATGGACCAGAATCTCTTCCGCTCCCTTTCAAAACTCTGTCCAAAGCCCAGAATGTTAGTCTGTGCTCCTTCTAACGCTGCAACTGATGAACTTCTTGCACGTGTTCTTGATCGTGGATTTATTGATGGTGAGATGAAAGTTTACAGGCCTGATGTGGCCAGAGTTGGGGTTGATTCACAATCACGTGCTGCTCAGGCAGTTTCTGTTGAGCGGAGAACTGAACAACTTTTAATCAAGAGCCGCGAAGAAATTTCAAAATGGATGCAAGATTTAAGAGCTCAGGAAGCTCATTTCTCGGCACACATTGCTGACCTTCAAAATAAGCTTAATGTTGCAGCAGTGGACGGCCGTTCCCAAGGATCTGTTGGTGTTGATCCTGATATTCTCATTGCTAGGGACCAAAACCGAGATGCATTACTTCAGAACCTTGCAGCTGCTGTTGAAAGCAGGGATAAAGTTCTAGTTGAGATCTCTCGCCTTCTCATTTTAGAACCCAGATTTCGTGCTGGTAGCAATTTTAATCTGGAAGAAGCCCGTGCTAGTCTCGAGGCAAGTTTTGCCAATGAGGCTGAGATTGTTTTCACTACTGTCTCAAGCAGTGGTCGCAAGCTGTTCTCTCGGCTCACTCATGGTTTTGATATGGTAGTTATTGATGAGGCAGCTCAAGCCAGCGAAGTTGCTGCTCTTCCTCCACTCGCACTTGGTGCTGCAAGGTGCGTTCTTGTTGGCGACCCTCAGCAGCTTCCTGCAACAGTTATCAGTAAGGCAGCTGGAACATTGTTATACAGTAGAAGTCTTTTCGAAAGGTTTCAGCAAGCAGGGTGCCCAACAATGTTATTATCTGTACAATATAGGATGCATCCTCAAATACGAGATTTCCCTTCACGGTACTTTTACCAAGGACGTCTCACTGACAGTGAAAGTGTTGCTAATTTACCTGATGAAACATACTACAAGGACCCTTTACTTAGACCTTATCTATTCTATGATGTTACTCATGGGCGGGAGTCACACAGAGGTGGATCAGTATCGTATCAGAACGTTCATGAAGCACAATTTTGTCTTCAGTTGTATGAGCATCTTCAGAAATCTTTAAAATCCTTGGGCATGGGAAGAATCTCGGTTGGCATAATAACTCCATATAAGTTGCAGTTGAAATGCCTCCAGCAAGAGTTTTTAGCTGTTTTAAAGTCTGAAGAAGGGAaagatatctatattaataCCGTCGATGCTTTCCAAGGCCAGGAGCGTGATGTCATTATTATGTCTTGTGTACGGGCCTCAAATCATGGTGTTGGCTTTGTTGCTGATATCCGCCGAATGAATGTTGCTCTCACCCGTGCCAGAAGGGCTCTATGG GTCATGGGGAATGCCAACTCTCTTGTGCGATCGGATGACTGGGCTGCATTAATTTCTGATGCTAAAGCAAGAAACTGTTATATGAATATGGACTCCCTCCCCAaagattttttagtttcaaaaggAGTACTGGGGAAAGGTTCTTCCAATGTAAGGGGTTTGAAGTCAGGTGGACGAAGACACAGATCATTTGATATGCACATGGAATCCAAATCAAGGATGCCATCAGAGGATGATGAGAATTCAGGTGCATCTGTAATTTCCAGGAATGGGAGTTACAGGCCTTTTAAGCCAGCAACGGACAGTTCGGTAGATGAATTTGATCAATCAGGTGATAAATCAAGAGATGCCTGGCAATATGGTATACAGAAGAAGCAGGGTTCCTCAGCGATTGTAGGAAAGAGGGACTCATAG